The following is a genomic window from Niabella soli DSM 19437.
GGTACATTATTAAAACCCGTTGGGCTAATATATGAGCTGATATTTTTTTTGTGCATTTATATATTTTCATTTGAGAAAGGGTTTATATCCGGGGGGATGAAAAAGATAAAAGTCCTTGGAAAAGTTGGTAAATATTCTTATTCCATTTACATGACCCACGCATTGCTCATCAGCCTGTTTAACGTATTATTCATCCGGATCTTAAAATTTCCGCCAACGGCATATTCTTATTTGTTTATACTCAACTATCTGTTAATTTATTTTGTGTCTTCCCTGACATACAAACACATTGAGTTAAAATTTTATAGTCAGAAGCGGAGTGATAAAAGAATATTGACAACGGCTGCAACTGATTCTTATTCCAATTAAACATTAAGAAACGCTGTCATGCTGAGTTATTTAATAAACCGGTATCAATTTTATTAAAATACTTGTGATGCTGATTGACTAATGGGGTATCGCTGCAGGATCAACTTATAGGCCGAGCCGATGGCTCTCTACTTTTAGTTGCGCGCTTTTAACAAGAAACTAAAGTTCCTTGTTAACCCATTAAACCGAGGCTACGCCTCTTCAACGTTTACTGACTGGAGGTTTCAACTAGTTTAATCATATGCTCAATGTGACAGAAAGCCAGAGGCTTGCGTTCTTCAGGTAACTTCGGAATTTATTCCGAAGTAATGAGCCAAATATAGGAGATTGACTGCCATCGGCACAATCCATTTCGAAAGCAAGCCCAGGCCTGCTATTGCTCTTAGCTAACGAGCACCCCGCCTGCTTTGATCACAATGAAGGAGAATCCATAAGTCCATTATGATAATTTTGATACCTGTTCATTATTAGTCTAAGTTAACCGATACATCCGCTGGCCAGGTGAAGCAAAAAAACAACAATGCCTCGCTGGTCAAATGTGGTATTGTTTTACCCTCTTACCGCTTCCCCTGCTGCTTTTTTGAGAAGCTGATCAGCAGTGCCGGCAGCAAAATCAGATTGGTAAAAGTGGCGGTGATCAATGTTAATGAGGTTAACCAGCCCAGGGCCTGGGTACCACCAAAATTGCTGAAGCAAAAGATAATGAACCCGGCTATCAACACCATAGAGGTATACAAAATACTAATACCGGTGCTATGAATGGTTTGCACCACGGTGGCTTCTATCTGGTTTTGATGATTGGGCAATTCCTGTTTGTAGTTTACCAAAAAGCGGATGGTAATATCGATGGCAATACCTAAGGCAACGCTGAAAATAAGGACCGTACTGGGTTTTAGCGGAATGCCCGCCCATCCCATAACACCGGCGGTAATCGCCAATGGAATGATATTCGGGATCAGCGAACAGAACAGGATACGGACTGATTTAAACAGGTAAAGCATACACAATGCGATCAGCAGGAAGGCCCAAAGAATACTTTCCTTTAATCCATTGATAATAAATTGTCCTCCTTCAAGGAAGGTAATGGTGGTGCCGGTGAGGGTTACTTTGTATTTATCCGGCGGGAACAATTCGCTGATCCGTTTTTTTATACCGTCCATAAGTCCCGGAAGTTTGTGCGATCCCACGTCTGCCATGTTTACACTGATGCGGGCTTCCTGGCGGCTGCTATCCATAAAGCTGGACAATAGTTTTGTGAAAGTAGAACCGGTTTTGCCGCCTGTAGCGGGACTATTATTCATATTGAGGTATTCGGCCAATCCGGGGAGGTCAAATTCCGATGGCATTGAATAATTGGTGCTATCGCCTTCATAAAAAGCCTGTTTTGCAAATTTCAGACCCTCTGTAATGCTTAAGGGACGTGCTATTTCGGGCTGTGACGCCAGGTATTGCGCTAAAGAATCAATTTTAACCAGATTATTAAAATTACGGGTAACGCCAAATTTTTTGCGGGTATCTACCAGGATCTCCAGCGGCATCACTCCTTTAAAATTCCGCTCGAAGAATTTCAGGTCTGTGTAAATTTTATCGTTTTGCGGTACATCATCCACCATATGCGCATTGCTTTGCAATCTGAAAATGCCCATAGTGGCAACGACCAGAATGATTACCGTTGCAGCATATATGGTTTTGCGGTTGTGAATGGACCATTTTTCCAGCCGGTCCAGCCACCGGTTTAGACGGGCGTTGTGTAAATATTTTGTATGCCTGGTTTTGGGTGCGGGAAGAAAGCTGAGCACTGCGGGGATCAGCAATAAGGAGATAAAAAAGAGCAGCATGATATTGATCCCGGCAACGGCGCCAAATTCCTGTAAGATCTCGCTTTTGGTGAGCGCAAATACGGCAAAACCCACGGCAGCGGCCAGGTTACAGAATAAGGTAACCACCCCCATTTTGCTCACCATATGCTCCAGCGCCTGCATTTTAAGCGTTTTATTATTAGCCCGGATGGTTGCATCCGACAGGTTTTCTGTTAACTCGCTCCAACTGGTATGAAATTTATTAAGGAAATAAATACAGTTAGGAATGCCGATGACCACAATGAGTGGTGGTATCAGTGCGGTTAATAAGGTAATACTGTATCCAAATAAATGCATGGTGGCCATGCTGAATAGCACTCCTATGATCACCACGGAAAGTGATAACAGCATGGAGCTGAAGGAACGGAAGAACAAGAGGAGGATGACAGCAGAAAGCACGATGGACGCAATTAAGAAATAGCGCATTTCATGCGCGATACGGGCGGCCAGGACGGTGCGTATATAAGGCAGGCCGCTTAGTTTCACATCAATGCCGGTGGCTGCAGTGAAGGCAGCTACTTCTTTTTTTACCGCCGCAATTGCAGCGTCACGGGCACCGGAGTTGATAACCTGCTTGTTCATGCGCAACCCCATCAGGTAGGCATGTGTTGCCGGGTTGTAAAGAAATCCCTGGTAAAATGGAAAATTCTGAAAGGCGCCGGCTCCGGAATCGATTTGCGCCTGGGTGAGTGCCCCGGAGGGGAATATTTTGTGAACCGTTAGTTTTTGTGATGCAACATCTTTTACCAGCGCTATGGCATTGGGCACGCTGATGATATCTTCCACCCCCGGTACTTTTTTTAAGTTCGCCTGTAACTGCTGATACCGGTTGAATATTTTTTCTGAAAAAAGCTGGTCGGTCTGAATGCCCACTACCAGCATATTACCATCTTCGCCATACTTCTTTTTAAATTCCTGGTAGGCAATATTTACGGGGTTATTGGTGGGTATGGCTTTTGAGAACTCATAGCTTAAACCGACTTTACTGGCCCAATATCCTGCTATTCCGGTTGCAACTGCCAGTATTATTAAAAGAATGACGCGGTTTTTAAGAATAAAACTGCCGATACGCTTCCACATAGGACTCCAATGCTTTAAAATGAGCTGCAAAGAAACAAAAAATAGACGGTTTGGGACGCACCAATTATCAATTTGGCTACAGGTTGCAGGTTTTTGGATGCTGGACGTTGGATGCGGGATTCTGGGAAACACAGCATAAGAAATTTTGAATAAGAAATGTAAAAGCAGATTGGGTTTCAATAATGGAAGTTTCCAAACGACAACCAAATAGTCAATAGTCAATGGTCAATCGGAGATCCGTTTCGCGTTGAGCGTTCAGCATTGAGCGTTGCGCATTCAGCTTCAATATTTTGATAACGAATACTTTATCTTAATATGTTAATTGTTAATAATTTGAACTATTCCTGCATTCCCCGGTTGTAAAAAACCTACCTTGCAATGCATAAAATGGTAAGGCGAATTGACAGATCTGTTGCATAAAACAAAAGGGCTTGTGCTGAAAACGGTTAAATACGGGGAAACCAGTGTGATCGTTTCGGTTTATACCGAGCTTTTTGGCTTGCAATCGTATCTGGTTAATGGCGTTCGTACCGTTTCAAAAAAGGGAAATACAAAGGCCAATTTTTTTCAGCCTGCGGCATTGCTGGACCTGGTGGTTTATTATAACGAGTTTAAACAACTGAACCGTATTAAAGAATATAAATGGGTGGCCGTTCATGCCCACCTGTTTACTGATGTATTAAAGAATGGCGTAGCCTTATACATGACGGAGTTGCTGACGAATTGCCTGAAAGAGCCTGAAAACAATCCCGATCTTTTTGCTTTTATTGAAGATAGCTGGAATCACTTAAACGATTGTTCTGATGCAGTTATGGCTAATTTTCCCGTGTTCTTTGCCGTGCACCTGACGAACTTTTTTGGGTTTATGCCAAGGCACCGGCAGGAGGCAGGGGAACAGGCTGACGCATTGTTTGACCTCCGGGATGGCGTTTTTACAATCGCTTTGCCGGCGCATCCGTTTTACCTGGAAGCCCGCTATGCGCAGGTGGTAGCCGAACTACTGCGGGTGCGACGACCGGAAGAACTGGTAGAAATACAAATAAACGCGTCTGTGCGCGGGCATATACTGGCGGCGATGGAACAGTATTATTCCCTGCATATACCGGATTTTGGGCGATTGAAATCGTTGCCGGTGCTGAGGGAGATCCTGCGGTAGACCGATTTTTTATCGCTAAAAGCGATAGAATAAGGCTTCGAGACTACAAGTCTCGAAGAGCGTGAGAGCGTGAGAATGATCAACGCTCAACGCATAATGCAGAACGCAAAATGCTAAACGCCCGAACCTAAAACTTGAGACTTGCGACCTGTAACCTTAATAAATCCTGGTGATCTCGTTGCCCGCCACCTGTACCACCCCAGGCTTTTTCCCTTTTTCAAAGCTGCCGTACAGATGATCAATTTTAAGCGCTCTTGCTCCGTTGATGGTAGCCCAGGGCAGCATCTGGTCGATGGTGAGCTGCGGGAAATGTTTCTGTATGCGCAGCAGCTCGCTCCAGATATTTAAGTCGTAGTTGGAGGCCAGGCTATCCGTTCCCAAAACAAGGGAGGCTTGTTGTTCTATAAACATCGGGATATCGGGTAGCAGGTTGCTGATATAATAGTTGGCATTGGGGCACAAGCACCAGAACGCCGCAGGGAAGCGGCTTTTGGCGTATTGAATATCTGCAGCAGTGGTAAAAACATTGTGAATGAACAATAACTGCTGTTCTCTTTTTAAATAAGCACCATAGGTTTGCAGGCTTGTTTTGCCAGAAGGCATCACCGGCGCCTGTTGCAATTGGAGGCGTTCATATAAATCTTTAAAACCCCCGGCGCCGCTGCGGAACCATTCATCCTCATCGGCAGTTTCCTGGTTATGAATGCTGAGCAAGTGGTTGCCCGGAAAATCGCTCAACAGCTTCCAAAGGGGTGTTGAAACCGAGTAAGGTGCGTGTGGGGTTAGGGAAAGCTGGCGGGGATGGAACACCTGCTGATAATCGTCGTAAACCTTTTTATAGGTTTGAAAATTTTCTGCCGCCTGTGCCGGTTCAAACCCGATGACCTCTATAAAATTATGATAATAGAGCTTGCGTTTTGCTTTTTGGAAAAGGGTATCGGTGGTGTTGCAAATATCGCCCACGGCAACGATCCCGTTTTTGAGCATCGTCGCTTCCGC
Proteins encoded in this region:
- the recO gene encoding DNA repair protein RecO translates to MTDLLHKTKGLVLKTVKYGETSVIVSVYTELFGLQSYLVNGVRTVSKKGNTKANFFQPAALLDLVVYYNEFKQLNRIKEYKWVAVHAHLFTDVLKNGVALYMTELLTNCLKEPENNPDLFAFIEDSWNHLNDCSDAVMANFPVFFAVHLTNFFGFMPRHRQEAGEQADALFDLRDGVFTIALPAHPFYLEARYAQVVAELLRVRRPEELVEIQINASVRGHILAAMEQYYSLHIPDFGRLKSLPVLREILR
- a CDS encoding amidohydrolase family protein, whose product is MNFIKLTADRIFDGYGFKENSVLIVTNDGTIEAVVPTAEAGDAIKKVNGLLSPGFINCHCHLELSHMKGMIEEHTGLLKFVNQVVRQRNTHPEQIPTAIEQAEATMLKNGIVAVGDICNTTDTLFQKAKRKLYYHNFIEVIGFEPAQAAENFQTYKKVYDDYQQVFHPRQLSLTPHAPYSVSTPLWKLLSDFPGNHLLSIHNQETADEDEWFRSGAGGFKDLYERLQLQQAPVMPSGKTSLQTYGAYLKREQQLLFIHNVFTTAADIQYAKSRFPAAFWCLCPNANYYISNLLPDIPMFIEQQASLVLGTDSLASNYDLNIWSELLRIQKHFPQLTIDQMLPWATINGARALKIDHLYGSFEKGKKPGVVQVAGNEITRIY
- a CDS encoding efflux RND transporter permease subunit, which translates into the protein MWKRIGSFILKNRVILLIILAVATGIAGYWASKVGLSYEFSKAIPTNNPVNIAYQEFKKKYGEDGNMLVVGIQTDQLFSEKIFNRYQQLQANLKKVPGVEDIISVPNAIALVKDVASQKLTVHKIFPSGALTQAQIDSGAGAFQNFPFYQGFLYNPATHAYLMGLRMNKQVINSGARDAAIAAVKKEVAAFTAATGIDVKLSGLPYIRTVLAARIAHEMRYFLIASIVLSAVILLLFFRSFSSMLLSLSVVIIGVLFSMATMHLFGYSITLLTALIPPLIVVIGIPNCIYFLNKFHTSWSELTENLSDATIRANNKTLKMQALEHMVSKMGVVTLFCNLAAAVGFAVFALTKSEILQEFGAVAGINIMLLFFISLLLIPAVLSFLPAPKTRHTKYLHNARLNRWLDRLEKWSIHNRKTIYAATVIILVVATMGIFRLQSNAHMVDDVPQNDKIYTDLKFFERNFKGVMPLEILVDTRKKFGVTRNFNNLVKIDSLAQYLASQPEIARPLSITEGLKFAKQAFYEGDSTNYSMPSEFDLPGLAEYLNMNNSPATGGKTGSTFTKLLSSFMDSSRQEARISVNMADVGSHKLPGLMDGIKKRISELFPPDKYKVTLTGTTITFLEGGQFIINGLKESILWAFLLIALCMLYLFKSVRILFCSLIPNIIPLAITAGVMGWAGIPLKPSTVLIFSVALGIAIDITIRFLVNYKQELPNHQNQIEATVVQTIHSTGISILYTSMVLIAGFIIFCFSNFGGTQALGWLTSLTLITATFTNLILLPALLISFSKKQQGKR